From the Glandiceps talaboti chromosome 10, keGlaTala1.1, whole genome shotgun sequence genome, one window contains:
- the LOC144441467 gene encoding adenosine deaminase-like translates to MTEASKGGFQRGKVELHVHLDGAIRPRTVWDQAQKRGLPTPGNTYEEFYQHLKNLEPSNLPKILETFVTFLKPVIGDREGLKKIAYELCEFQAQNGIVYFEARYSPHFLANCDVALEWGQEAGDVRVRDVIRCINEGLQEGCEKFGVKAKSILCCIRHRPEWSAEVLSLCREFQDSGVVGMDIAGYEIVPSDPLHIQAFQEAARCGVHRTAHAGESTSAASVVEAVDQMRVERIGHGCTVLEDDSLYQRIRQMDTHFEVSLVSNYYTGACKDYSSHHARRFAADDVNFSLNTDDPGVFLTTIHDEFDIARNKVGLSEEQLIKTTFNAARSSFLPEGEKKELIDQLKKSYQISD, encoded by the exons ATGACCGAAGCATCTAAAGGAGGCTTTCAACGTGGCAAG GTAGAGTTGCATGTCCATTTAGATGGTGCTATTAGACCAAGAACAGTTTGGGACCAAGCACA AAAAAGAGGACTTCCAACTCCTGGCAATACCTATGAAGAATTCTACCAACATCTGAAGAATTTGGAACCAAGTAACCTACCCAAGATTCTTGAAACTTTTGTAACGTTCTTAAAACCTGTCAT AGGCGACAGGGAAGGGTTGAAGAAGATTGCATATGAACTATGCGAGTTTCAAGCACAGAATGGAATAGTTTATTTTGAAGCAAGATACTCGCCGCACTTCTTAGCCAACTGTGATGTTGCACTTGAATGGGGCCAAGAAGCAGGTGATGTCAGAGTCCGAGATGTTATCAGATGTATCAATGAAGGGTTGCAGGAAGGATGTGAGAAATTTGGAGTCAAAGCAAAGTCAATACTCTGTTGTATACGACACAGACCTG aATGGTCTGCTGAAGTACTATCTTTATGTCGAGAGTTCCAGGATAGTGGTGTTGTTGGCATGGACATTGCTGGCTATGAAATTGTCCCATCTGACCCCCTCCACATTCAGGCATTCCAG GAAGCAGCTCGTTGCGGCGTCCATCGTACTGCACACGCTGGTGAAAGTACATCAGCTGCATCAGTAGTAGAGGCTGTAGACCAAATGAGAGTGGAAAGAATTGGACATGGATGTACCGTACTGGAAGACGACTCACTTTATCAGAGGATACGACAAATGGACACACACTTTGAGGTGTCTCTGGTATCAAACTACTATACAGGTGCCTGTAAAGATTATAGCAGCCATCATGCACGACG GTTTGCTGCTGATGATGTAAATTTCAGTCTTAACACTGATGACCCAGGTGTGTTTCTCACTACCATCCATGATGAGTTTGATATAGCGAGAAACAAAGTTGGTCTGAGTGAAGAACAGCTGATTAAAACG ACATTCAATGCAGCTAGGTCTAGTTTCCTGCCAGAGGGCGAAAAGAAAGAACTGATTGATCAGCTGAAGAAAAGTTATCAGATTTCTGACTAg
- the LOC144441166 gene encoding uncharacterized protein LOC144441166 encodes MASFDASRSANEKLTDNSTFDPQCDSTSDSSHVYIHSEEKVYCITFEGSEKLPYNVLKSKVANVSAIPSDNFTLHCNGKPMYSGLMLPLKSDLHLSLNISGKGGGKKKDFHPEKEECGPCGYCKQKSRFSKYRHILSYAEETQMWLLEKFDYLKKTDCICGACFQVLKRKYRNEDYSPERTRKKQRGMCFLERFGKCDSVAAHTRQRIDSDVFVSMFSLQSTDFQDLNEDQGVELCRQHYNQYDKYTKPQCEVCESRKFRIRRCVYHCPDVEKVNYYYEKAGESTRVTPSSILCYDCYQHHRSIISKSDVVSDVDLIRIRNEHTAITDRPIREVQQVKEYAVSKAMIFVLSEMLERKPVLLSEVGKMYKEAVQEALGIFHQDSAYIVEESYFHKDNRAILTKVMRHLGKYVDHYTEKDQKYLGTVLIRTGSNLSTVILKLMYAKTKDEEMANQRIEGLKNLIEMINEK; translated from the coding sequence ATGGCAAGTTTTGATGCAAGTCGTTCAGCAAACGAAAAATTGACGGATAATAGTACATTTGACCCGCAGTGTGACAGTACTAGTGACTCTTCACATGTTTACATACACTCTGAAGAAAAGGTATATTGCATAACTTTTGAAGGATCCGAGAAATTGCCGTACAATGTATTAAAATCTAAAGTTGCAAATGTCTCAGCCATTCCAAGTGACAACTTCACCCTCCACTGTAATGGTAAACCAATGTACAGTGGCTTGATGCTGCCACTGAAGAGTGACCTGCACCTGTCGTTAAATATATCAGGCAAGGGAGGTGGTAAGAAAAAAGATTTTCATCCCGAGAAAGAGGAGTGTGGACCATGTGGATACTGCAAACAAAAAAGCCGATTTTCAAAGTATCGACACATTCTGTCGTATGCAGAAGAAACACAAATGTGGTTACTGGAGAAGTTTGACTACTTGAAGAAAACTGACTGCATCTGTGGTGCTTGTTTCCAGGTGCTCAAAaggaaatacagaaatgaaGATTACTCGCCTGAAAGAACTAGGAAAAAACAACGTGGCATGTGTTTCTTAGAAAGGTTTGGAAAATGTGACAGTGTTGCGGCACATACAAGACAAAGAATTGATTCCGATGTATTTGTCAGTATGTTTAGTCTTCAGTCTACAGATTTCCAAGATCTAAATGAAGACCAAGGTGTTGAGCTGTGCAGGCAACATTATAATCAGTATGACAAATATACTAAACCTCAATGTGAGGTTTGTGAAAGTCGGAAGTTTCGGATTCGGAGGTGTGTTTACCATTGTCCTGATGTTGAAAAGGTGAATTATTACTACGAGAAGGCTGGTGAAAGTACACGGGTAACTCCATCTAGTATACTATGTTATGACTGCTACCAACACCATAGAAGTATAATTTCCAAATCAGATGTGGTTTCTGATGTTGATTTGATTAGAATAAGAAATGAACACACTGCGATTACTGATAGACCCATCCGTGAAGTTCAACAGGTAAAAGAGTATGCTGTTAGCAAAGCAATGATATTTGTGTTGTCAGAAATGTTAGAGCGCAAGCCTGTTTTGCTGTCCGAAGTTGGGAAAATGTACAAGGAAGCCGTTCAAGAAGCTTTGGGAATATTCCATCAAGACAGTGCATATATCGTGGAAGAGAGTTACTTCCACAAGGACAATCGTGCTATCCTCACCAAGGTGATGAGACACCTTGGAAAATACGTCGACCATTACACTGAAAAGGATCAAAAATATCTCGGAACAGTACTTATACGTACTGGTTCAAACTTGTCAACGGTAATATTGAAACTGATGTATGCGAAAACCAAAGATGAAGAAATGGCCAATCAGAGGATTGAAGGGTTGAAGAACCTCATAGAAATGATTAATGAAAAGTGA